Proteins co-encoded in one Desulfitobacterium hafniense DCB-2 genomic window:
- a CDS encoding glutamine--tRNA ligase/YqeY domain fusion protein, protein MDNENKSSNFLRSIILEDLREGKVEEITTRFPPEPNGYLHIGHAKSICLNFGLADEFKGKTNLRFDDTNPVKEDTEYVESIKEDVKWLGFDWDNLFFASDYFAEMHKRAVLLIEKGKAYVCDLSAEEIRKSRGTLTEAGKESPYRNRSVAENLELFERMRQGEFKDGEKVLRAKIDMGSPNINMRDPVLYRIAHATHHNTGDTWCIYPMYDYAHPLEDAIEGITHSICTLEFEDHRPLYDWVVRECEMEHVPHQYEFARLNMTNTVMSKRKLKQLVDEKVVDGWDDPRMPTISGLRRRGYTPEAIRNFAQAIGVARADSVVDSKMLEHFIREDLKLKVSRPMAVIRPLKVVITNYPEGQVERLDADHNKENPEMGKRKIPFSREIYIEQEDFMEVPPPKYHRLYPGNEVRLMDAYFIKCEEVIKDDEGKIIEIRCTYDPETKSGTGFTGRKVKGTIHWVEATQAVPAEFRLYEPLIQDDYINPNSLEIRQGFVEPYMKEAKPQDKFQFPRHGYFNVDPNYTTPESLVLNLIVSLKSSFVI, encoded by the coding sequence GTGGATAACGAGAATAAATCCTCTAATTTTTTACGCAGCATTATCCTTGAGGATTTACGGGAGGGAAAGGTAGAAGAAATCACGACACGGTTTCCCCCCGAGCCCAATGGTTACCTGCATATTGGGCATGCTAAATCCATCTGTTTGAACTTTGGTTTGGCCGACGAATTCAAAGGAAAAACCAATTTGCGGTTTGATGATACGAATCCGGTCAAAGAAGATACTGAATATGTAGAATCCATCAAAGAAGATGTCAAGTGGTTGGGGTTTGACTGGGACAACCTCTTTTTCGCTTCCGATTATTTTGCGGAGATGCATAAGCGAGCCGTTCTGCTGATCGAAAAGGGCAAAGCGTATGTTTGTGATTTATCCGCTGAGGAGATTAGAAAAAGCCGCGGCACCCTGACTGAGGCCGGTAAGGAAAGCCCTTACCGCAACCGCAGCGTGGCCGAGAACCTGGAGCTCTTTGAGAGAATGCGTCAAGGTGAATTTAAGGACGGAGAAAAGGTTCTCCGGGCTAAGATCGATATGGGCTCACCTAACATCAATATGCGGGATCCTGTCCTTTATCGGATTGCCCATGCCACCCACCATAATACAGGGGACACATGGTGCATCTACCCCATGTATGATTATGCCCATCCTTTAGAGGATGCTATCGAAGGGATAACTCACTCTATCTGTACTTTAGAATTTGAAGATCACCGTCCCCTCTATGATTGGGTCGTTCGGGAATGTGAGATGGAACATGTCCCACATCAATATGAATTTGCCCGCTTAAATATGACCAATACGGTGATGAGCAAGCGCAAGCTGAAGCAGCTGGTGGACGAAAAAGTGGTGGATGGTTGGGATGATCCCAGAATGCCCACCATCTCCGGGCTGCGCCGCCGGGGATATACCCCTGAAGCCATCCGCAATTTTGCCCAAGCCATTGGTGTGGCCAGAGCGGACAGTGTGGTGGATTCCAAAATGCTGGAGCACTTTATTCGGGAAGATCTGAAGCTCAAAGTGTCCCGGCCCATGGCGGTCATCCGTCCCTTGAAGGTGGTCATTACCAATTACCCGGAAGGCCAAGTGGAAAGGCTGGATGCCGATCACAATAAAGAGAACCCTGAGATGGGGAAACGCAAGATTCCTTTTTCCAGGGAGATTTACATCGAGCAGGAAGATTTCATGGAGGTCCCGCCGCCGAAGTACCACCGCCTTTACCCGGGCAATGAAGTTCGTTTGATGGATGCCTACTTTATTAAGTGTGAAGAGGTCATCAAGGATGATGAGGGCAAGATCATCGAGATTCGTTGCACCTATGATCCGGAAACAAAAAGCGGCACAGGATTTACCGGCCGCAAGGTCAAGGGGACGATTCATTGGGTGGAAGCCACTCAGGCAGTGCCGGCAGAGTTTCGCCTCTATGAGCCGTTAATTCAGGATGATTATATCAATCCCAATTCTCTGGAAATAAGGCAAGGGTTTGTGGAACCTTATATGAAAGAGGCCAAACCCCAGGATAAATTCCAGTTTCCCCGTCACGGCTACTTTAATGTAGATCCGAACTATACCACCCCGGAAAGCTTAGTGTTGAATTTAATTGTTTCCTTAAAAAGCTCTTTCGTTATATAA
- a CDS encoding sigma-54 interaction domain-containing protein, with the protein MSLIIEHRVHSDFDLDKSKLIKILENSFDEIFVVNKHGIVIYVNEACQKNYDLKPSDVIGKTVHYLVSEGYYTPAIAPLVFKTRKAVTLEQETKSGRKLLVTAIPVFDEKNELDFIVMNSRNITEIEQLRQDLEKTKEYYKTQIQQLRQKELSNQDGLVFQSEKMREFMHTAQRIAPFDTTILILGESGTGKNLLAKQIHTMSNRRHEPYICINCAAIPEQLLESELFGYTKGAFTGAERSGKPGLIELAHKGTLFLDEIGEIPLSLQAKLLQLVQDHTFIPIGGTESRQVDIRIISATNCNLPKLIEQGRFRLDLYYRLNVIEIEIPPVRERSDDIVLLLHYFLNKFDIKYSTSHYFSEECLAVLQNYQWPGNVREIEHLVERLVITVSENCILPKHLPLPKHAAMPEDTEKSPSALMKTALNKELRDEFTEYSFKIKERETILELYEELRSSYKVASILKISQSKVSRIVRTYSEKNMSNS; encoded by the coding sequence ATGAGCCTTATCATCGAACATAGAGTACATAGCGATTTTGATTTAGACAAAAGCAAACTGATAAAAATTCTTGAAAATTCTTTTGATGAAATCTTTGTCGTCAATAAACACGGTATTGTGATCTATGTTAACGAAGCCTGTCAGAAAAATTATGACTTAAAGCCATCGGACGTCATTGGCAAAACGGTACATTATTTAGTCAGTGAAGGGTATTATACCCCGGCCATTGCCCCGCTGGTCTTTAAAACCAGAAAAGCCGTCACCCTTGAGCAGGAAACCAAATCCGGCAGGAAACTGCTCGTGACCGCTATCCCGGTATTTGATGAAAAAAATGAACTGGATTTTATCGTCATGAATAGTCGCAATATTACGGAAATAGAGCAATTGCGGCAGGATTTAGAAAAAACAAAGGAGTATTACAAAACTCAAATTCAACAATTACGTCAAAAAGAGCTTTCGAACCAGGATGGATTAGTCTTCCAAAGTGAAAAAATGAGAGAATTTATGCACACTGCCCAAAGAATAGCTCCCTTTGACACCACTATTTTAATCTTAGGGGAATCAGGAACAGGAAAGAATCTGCTCGCCAAACAAATTCACACCATGAGCAACCGCAGGCACGAACCCTATATCTGCATAAATTGCGCAGCTATTCCGGAACAACTGCTGGAGTCTGAACTATTCGGCTATACAAAAGGGGCTTTTACAGGAGCTGAACGTTCAGGAAAGCCAGGACTGATCGAGCTCGCCCATAAAGGAACTCTCTTTTTGGATGAAATCGGGGAAATTCCTCTATCCCTTCAAGCAAAGCTTTTACAACTTGTCCAGGACCATACCTTTATACCCATAGGAGGAACGGAATCCAGGCAAGTCGATATTCGCATTATCAGCGCGACGAACTGTAATTTACCGAAGTTGATTGAACAGGGCCGATTCAGATTAGACCTCTACTATCGGCTAAATGTTATTGAAATTGAGATTCCTCCTGTGCGCGAGCGAAGTGACGATATTGTTCTTTTATTGCACTATTTTCTAAATAAATTTGACATCAAATATTCTACATCCCATTATTTCAGCGAGGAATGCCTGGCTGTTTTACAAAATTACCAATGGCCTGGAAATGTTCGGGAAATTGAACATTTGGTTGAACGCTTGGTGATTACCGTTTCAGAAAATTGCATTCTCCCTAAGCATTTACCGCTACCCAAACATGCTGCTATGCCTGAAGATACTGAAAAAAGTCCTTCCGCTCTAATGAAGACGGCACTTAACAAAGAATTAAGGGATGAATTCACTGAGTATTCCTTCAAGATTAAAGAAAGAGAAACCATTCTGGAGTTATATGAAGAATTAAGGAGCTCCTATAAAGTTGCCAGCATTTTAAAAATCAGCCAAAGCAAGGTATCGCGGATTGTGCGGACTTATTCAGAAAAGAACATGTCAAATTCTTAA
- a CDS encoding MBL fold metallo-hydrolase gives MKAPLEKLGLRIEYIQHSGFIVETDREFLVFDYYQGQVQLPSHKQITVFSSHVHPDHYNPEIFQWQTHYPNTHYILSSDIQGHPQLPPGQENLTFLSPYEEVHQHDLTIRTYGSTDAGVSFLVELGAKERLHLFHAGDLNWWHWRGEPEADILWAEKMFKEEIAKLKEERIDIAFFPVDPRLEQSSCLGAEYFIQEIHPQILVPMHFWDDYPSIGSFVEKMTASPTAILDIKQTNQCFAL, from the coding sequence ATGAAAGCTCCCCTCGAAAAGCTAGGACTTCGTATTGAGTATATTCAGCACAGTGGTTTCATCGTGGAAACCGATAGGGAGTTCCTTGTCTTTGACTATTATCAAGGTCAAGTCCAGTTGCCCAGCCATAAGCAGATCACTGTTTTTTCCTCCCATGTCCATCCGGATCATTACAATCCTGAAATCTTCCAGTGGCAAACCCACTATCCTAATACTCACTATATCCTCAGCTCGGATATCCAGGGCCATCCTCAACTGCCTCCAGGCCAGGAGAACCTTACTTTCTTATCCCCTTATGAAGAAGTTCATCAGCATGACCTGACCATTAGAACCTATGGGTCTACCGATGCGGGTGTTTCCTTCCTTGTGGAACTGGGCGCAAAGGAAAGGCTCCATCTCTTCCATGCCGGAGACCTTAACTGGTGGCACTGGCGTGGAGAACCCGAAGCAGATATTCTGTGGGCAGAGAAAATGTTCAAGGAAGAAATCGCCAAACTCAAAGAAGAGCGGATCGATATTGCCTTCTTCCCTGTGGACCCCCGGCTTGAACAGTCTTCTTGCCTGGGAGCGGAGTATTTTATTCAGGAGATCCATCCCCAAATCCTTGTCCCCATGCATTTTTGGGATGATTACCCCTCCATTGGCTCCTTTGTCGAAAAAATGACCGCTTCCCCTACAGCAATCTTAGACATCAAGCAAACCAATCAGTGCTTTGCCCTCTAA
- a CDS encoding sulfite exporter TauE/SafE family protein: MEMLSWELWLAMSGITFFATFIQVLTGFGFGLVAVPLLLFVLPSQQALLAGMILSMMGSSVQGFQMRRLVRRDLVLRLLLIGIPGLALGVVLSGYMNELYIKGMVGIILIGYVAYQWVQLKSSALEKKVPEEGDINASSKGFVMVAFSSGLLNGLAAIPGPPVVALLIKHLTKDVFQATTVTFFFFQYAMTSALKILVFRESFTLPFGITLVSMILAVVLGYVAGQPFRKKINEAQFKKLVYGLLFIIGVTSLTEPLKGLFF; the protein is encoded by the coding sequence GTGGAGATGTTATCATGGGAATTATGGCTCGCCATGAGTGGAATTACGTTCTTTGCCACCTTTATTCAGGTTTTGACAGGGTTTGGGTTCGGGCTGGTGGCGGTACCTCTGCTCCTTTTTGTTTTGCCCAGCCAACAAGCTCTTTTGGCGGGAATGATTTTATCCATGATGGGTTCCTCGGTGCAGGGGTTCCAAATGCGGCGCTTAGTCCGCCGGGATTTAGTCCTCCGGCTTTTGCTTATAGGGATTCCCGGATTGGCCCTGGGTGTTGTCCTGAGTGGGTATATGAATGAACTGTACATAAAAGGGATGGTGGGAATTATCCTTATCGGCTATGTTGCCTATCAATGGGTGCAACTCAAAAGCAGTGCCCTTGAGAAGAAAGTTCCTGAGGAAGGGGATATCAATGCATCCTCCAAGGGATTTGTCATGGTTGCTTTTTCTTCAGGTTTGCTCAACGGCCTGGCGGCCATTCCCGGTCCCCCTGTTGTCGCGCTGCTCATCAAGCATCTGACCAAGGACGTCTTCCAGGCAACCACCGTTACCTTTTTCTTTTTTCAATACGCTATGACCAGCGCTTTAAAAATTCTTGTGTTTCGGGAAAGCTTCACCCTTCCCTTTGGCATCACCCTCGTCAGTATGATTTTGGCGGTTGTCCTTGGCTATGTGGCCGGTCAGCCTTTTAGAAAGAAAATCAACGAAGCTCAATTCAAGAAACTGGTCTATGGATTGCTTTTCATCATCGGCGTGACTTCCCTTACTGAGCCGCTGAAGGGACTGTTTTTTTGA
- a CDS encoding 2'-5' RNA ligase family protein, with translation MSYAINLYFNEEAEQSIMRLWESLALLNLGKCMSCTNGRPHITLAIYNDLDLTKAQEILGTLAQAVPSFELVFLQVGIFPLHKGTIFLTPNLTHDLFQVHGMLHAALAAWQEQGWDYYKPQIWHPHCTLSMETAVEDIPKVLGEILKDFRSIEVMIESIGIVSLDPIEYLGEFPLSGSPSPA, from the coding sequence ATGAGCTATGCAATTAATCTCTACTTCAATGAAGAAGCGGAACAATCGATAATGAGGCTATGGGAGTCATTAGCTCTCCTGAATCTGGGCAAATGCATGTCCTGCACCAATGGCCGGCCCCATATCACTTTAGCTATCTATAATGATCTGGATTTGACCAAGGCTCAGGAAATATTGGGGACTCTGGCTCAAGCCGTTCCTTCCTTTGAGTTGGTATTTCTTCAAGTAGGGATTTTCCCTCTTCATAAAGGAACCATCTTTTTGACCCCTAACTTGACTCATGATCTGTTTCAAGTTCATGGAATGCTCCATGCCGCTTTGGCGGCTTGGCAGGAGCAGGGGTGGGACTATTACAAACCCCAGATCTGGCATCCCCATTGCACCCTTTCCATGGAAACGGCTGTGGAGGATATTCCTAAGGTGCTGGGAGAGATCTTAAAAGATTTTCGCTCTATTGAGGTGATGATTGAATCCATAGGGATAGTATCCTTGGATCCCATTGAGTATCTGGGTGAATTCCCTCTGAGCGGATCGCCATCCCCTGCTTAG
- a CDS encoding ATP-binding protein has product MILRPLYMNTLKEYRDVPLVKILAGIRRCGKSTILAMLRDDLLKNGVPADHIISMRYTSEDFDDGLTDKQMYNDIKEQMNDKERYYLLLDEVQEIAGWEKAINSLLEDFQTDIYVTGSNSKLMSSEISTYLTGRYISIPVFTLSFAEYLEFKKESMLAKKELLNEYLRLGGFPIVAAGSFDESSAYQIVEGIYHSVITNDITKRHNITNFDLFSRVVNYILENVGKTFSANAIVKFLKSEGRALSVETVYNYLQWLEKAFVIYRCQRYDLQGKSVLKTQEKFYLADTSLKYCIMGFNPKSIAAMLENMVYFELQRRGYKVYIGKNATKEVDFVAVRRDERIYIQVCRRLPEESDRELANLLEIKDHYPKYVVTLDEFAAGNINGVKFVHLADFLLSNEY; this is encoded by the coding sequence ATGATCCTTAGACCGCTCTATATGAACACGCTGAAAGAATACCGAGACGTTCCGCTTGTCAAGATACTTGCGGGAATTCGCCGTTGCGGCAAATCCACCATCCTGGCCATGTTGCGGGACGACCTTTTGAAAAACGGCGTCCCTGCAGATCATATCATCAGCATGCGCTATACATCGGAGGATTTTGATGACGGCCTGACCGATAAGCAGATGTATAACGATATAAAAGAACAAATGAATGACAAAGAGCGCTATTATCTTTTGCTTGATGAGGTGCAGGAGATAGCAGGGTGGGAAAAAGCCATCAACAGCCTGCTTGAAGATTTCCAGACGGACATCTATGTTACCGGCTCAAATTCAAAACTGATGTCAAGCGAAATATCCACCTATTTGACAGGCAGATATATCTCTATCCCGGTGTTTACCCTTTCCTTCGCCGAATATCTGGAATTCAAGAAAGAAAGCATGTTAGCGAAAAAAGAGCTTTTGAACGAGTACTTGCGCCTGGGGGGCTTTCCGATTGTGGCTGCCGGCAGCTTTGATGAGTCCTCCGCCTATCAGATCGTGGAAGGCATCTACCATTCCGTGATCACAAACGACATCACCAAACGGCACAACATCACGAACTTCGATTTGTTCAGCCGTGTTGTAAACTATATCCTTGAGAATGTCGGCAAAACCTTTTCCGCAAATGCCATCGTCAAGTTCCTGAAAAGCGAGGGGCGTGCTCTATCCGTTGAAACCGTATATAACTATCTGCAGTGGCTGGAAAAGGCTTTTGTCATCTATCGCTGCCAGCGCTATGATTTGCAGGGCAAGTCTGTATTAAAAACCCAGGAAAAATTCTATCTTGCGGATACCTCCCTCAAATACTGCATCATGGGATTCAACCCGAAATCCATAGCCGCAATGCTGGAAAACATGGTTTACTTTGAACTGCAAAGAAGAGGCTACAAGGTCTATATCGGTAAAAACGCAACAAAAGAAGTGGATTTCGTTGCGGTGCGGCGGGATGAGCGCATTTATATCCAGGTGTGCCGCCGGCTGCCGGAGGAGTCGGACAGAGAGTTGGCAAATCTTCTCGAAATAAAGGATCATTATCCCAAGTATGTTGTCACACTGGACGAATTCGCCGCAGGCAATATCAATGGCGTAAAATTTGTTCACCTGGCGGATTTCCTGTTAAGTAACGAGTATTAA
- the lysA gene encoding diaminopimelate decarboxylase produces MAVKNLPFNQEQLQKIMEDYGTPFHIYDEEAIRKNAQRLQAAFAWAPGFKEYFAVKALPNPYILKILGEEGFGADCSSLAELILAEKAGITEENIMLTSNNTPAEEFQKAKDLWAIINLDDITHIDYLEKHTGLPEVLSFRYNPGSLRAGNAIIGNPEESKYGLTKEQLFQAYEIVRDKGVKRFGLHTMIISNELNPDFFIETAEMMFDLAIELKEKLGIRLEFVNFGGGIGIPYRPEQEPVNLETIGEGVRKVYEEKIVAKGLDPLRICLECGRMITGPYGYLVTKVLHRKDTYKNYIGVDASMSDLMRPGIYGAYHHITVMGKEDLPEDHIYDVTGSLCENNDKFAVDRELPRIEIGDTLVIHDTGAHGHAMGFNYNGKLRHAELLLQADGSVKLIRRAETLEDYFATLDFSEL; encoded by the coding sequence ATGGCAGTAAAAAACTTACCTTTTAATCAAGAGCAGTTGCAGAAGATCATGGAGGACTATGGTACCCCTTTTCATATTTATGATGAGGAAGCCATTCGCAAAAACGCCCAAAGACTGCAGGCAGCATTTGCCTGGGCGCCGGGGTTTAAGGAGTATTTTGCCGTCAAAGCTCTTCCTAATCCCTATATTCTGAAGATCCTGGGGGAAGAGGGTTTCGGAGCCGACTGCAGTTCTTTGGCGGAACTGATCCTGGCGGAAAAAGCGGGGATCACCGAGGAGAACATTATGCTTACCTCCAACAATACCCCTGCTGAGGAATTTCAAAAAGCAAAGGATTTATGGGCGATCATCAATTTAGATGATATTACCCATATTGATTATCTGGAAAAGCATACCGGCCTGCCGGAGGTGCTCTCCTTCCGCTATAATCCCGGTTCGCTGCGGGCGGGGAATGCCATTATCGGCAACCCCGAAGAATCCAAATATGGTTTGACCAAGGAACAGTTATTCCAGGCTTACGAGATCGTTCGTGACAAAGGGGTGAAGCGTTTCGGACTCCATACTATGATCATCTCCAATGAACTGAACCCGGATTTCTTCATCGAGACAGCAGAGATGATGTTTGATCTGGCCATAGAGCTGAAAGAAAAACTGGGAATCCGCCTGGAATTTGTGAATTTTGGCGGCGGAATCGGCATCCCCTACCGTCCGGAACAAGAGCCGGTCAATCTGGAAACTATCGGAGAAGGTGTCCGCAAAGTTTACGAAGAGAAGATCGTCGCCAAAGGCTTAGATCCCCTGCGCATCTGCCTGGAATGCGGCCGCATGATAACGGGACCTTACGGCTATTTGGTGACCAAAGTCCTTCATCGCAAGGATACGTATAAAAATTATATCGGTGTCGATGCCAGCATGTCCGATCTGATGCGCCCGGGAATCTACGGCGCCTATCACCATATCACCGTCATGGGTAAGGAAGACCTGCCTGAGGACCACATCTATGATGTGACCGGAAGCTTATGTGAGAACAACGATAAATTTGCCGTGGACCGGGAACTGCCCAGAATCGAGATCGGGGATACTCTGGTGATTCATGATACAGGTGCTCACGGGCATGCCATGGGCTTCAACTACAATGGCAAGCTGCGTCATGCTGAGTTATTGCTGCAGGCTGATGGCAGTGTGAAGCTGATCCGCCGGGCGGAAACACTGGAGGATTATTTTGCCACCTTGGATTTCAGTGAGCTATAG
- the ybaK gene encoding Cys-tRNA(Pro) deacylase: protein MAQKTNAARILDQAGIAYELIPYEVDEADLSATTVAQKVNMPPELIYKTLVTRGDKTGILIACIPAHYELNLKALAQVSGNKKMEVVPLKEVQPLTGYIRGGVSPLGTKKKYPVYFQEDMLQHEKIAVSAGTRGLQILALSQDLLRITQGKVGPIAHPA from the coding sequence ATGGCTCAAAAAACCAACGCCGCCCGCATCCTCGATCAAGCCGGTATAGCCTATGAATTAATCCCCTATGAGGTGGATGAAGCGGATCTTTCCGCCACTACCGTCGCCCAAAAGGTAAACATGCCTCCTGAATTGATCTACAAAACCCTGGTAACCCGAGGAGATAAAACAGGCATTCTGATCGCCTGCATCCCTGCCCATTATGAGCTGAACCTTAAAGCCCTCGCCCAAGTGAGCGGCAACAAGAAAATGGAAGTGGTTCCTCTCAAAGAAGTTCAGCCCCTGACCGGTTATATACGGGGAGGGGTCTCTCCTTTAGGAACTAAAAAAAAATACCCCGTCTATTTTCAGGAAGATATGCTCCAGCACGAGAAAATTGCCGTAAGTGCCGGGACGCGAGGCTTGCAGATCCTTGCTCTGTCTCAGGACCTGCTCAGGATCACCCAGGGCAAGGTTGGGCCCATCGCTCATCCTGCCTGA
- a CDS encoding alanine/glycine:cation symporter family protein, with translation MDALHNFIVWLNDYLWGPPMLALLFGTHLFLTFRTRGIQRHIFKGIKLSLTKDPDASGDVSQFGALTTALAATIGTGNIVGVATAVALGGPGAVLWCWLTGVFGIATKYGEALLAVKYRVKTADGTMLGGPMYALERGLGQKWLAVLFCIFTSIAAFGIGNMTQANSISGMLNSQFNVNPIITGLLLASLTGIVIIGGVKWIARVCEKFVPFMAIAYVLGCIIILIINASYVWPAIVLICESAFTPTAAGGGFVGASIIMAARYGIARGLFSNESGLGSAPIVAAAAQTRNPVRQALVSATGTFWDTVVVCLMTGLVVVSSVLSNPTAAEGLKGGDLTSMAFSQIPVIGPIVLTFGLLTFVFSTILGWSYYGERAVEYLFGKKGILPYRLLWVLAVLAGSLVTLQFVWDLADAMNAMMAIPNLVALLLLSGVIVSETRKYLWEDRLDEASDEPIPVIQNK, from the coding sequence ATGGATGCCTTGCATAATTTTATCGTCTGGCTGAACGACTATCTCTGGGGCCCACCGATGCTTGCTTTGCTTTTTGGCACGCACTTATTCCTTACGTTTCGTACTCGTGGTATTCAAAGGCATATTTTTAAGGGGATCAAATTATCTCTTACGAAGGATCCTGATGCCAGCGGCGATGTGAGCCAATTCGGAGCTCTGACCACCGCTCTCGCCGCTACCATCGGAACCGGTAATATCGTCGGGGTAGCTACGGCCGTGGCTTTAGGCGGCCCCGGTGCCGTACTTTGGTGCTGGCTCACCGGGGTATTCGGAATTGCCACCAAATATGGGGAGGCCTTATTGGCGGTGAAATACCGGGTTAAAACCGCTGACGGCACCATGCTGGGCGGCCCTATGTATGCTTTGGAAAGAGGCCTGGGCCAGAAGTGGCTGGCTGTACTCTTCTGCATCTTTACTTCTATTGCCGCCTTTGGTATTGGCAATATGACTCAGGCTAATTCTATTTCCGGCATGCTGAATTCTCAATTTAACGTCAACCCTATCATTACCGGTCTTCTCTTAGCTTCCCTCACTGGAATTGTAATCATCGGCGGAGTGAAGTGGATCGCCCGGGTCTGTGAAAAATTTGTCCCCTTTATGGCGATTGCCTATGTCCTTGGTTGTATCATTATCCTGATTATAAACGCCTCCTATGTCTGGCCCGCCATTGTCTTGATCTGTGAATCGGCTTTCACCCCCACTGCAGCCGGCGGCGGATTCGTCGGTGCCAGTATCATCATGGCCGCCCGTTACGGGATTGCCAGGGGTCTTTTCTCCAATGAATCCGGTTTGGGTTCCGCCCCCATCGTCGCTGCCGCCGCTCAGACCAGGAATCCTGTCCGTCAGGCTCTCGTCTCGGCCACCGGTACCTTCTGGGATACCGTTGTCGTCTGCTTAATGACCGGTCTGGTCGTGGTCAGCAGTGTCCTTAGCAACCCGACCGCCGCCGAAGGGTTAAAAGGCGGTGATTTAACTTCTATGGCTTTTAGCCAGATTCCAGTAATTGGCCCTATCGTTTTAACCTTCGGGCTTTTGACCTTTGTTTTCTCTACCATCCTGGGCTGGTCTTACTATGGTGAAAGAGCTGTGGAATACCTCTTTGGCAAAAAAGGCATCCTCCCTTACCGCCTCCTCTGGGTTCTCGCTGTTTTAGCCGGTTCTTTGGTCACTCTGCAATTCGTCTGGGATTTGGCGGATGCAATGAACGCTATGATGGCTATTCCCAACCTTGTGGCACTCCTTCTTTTAAGCGGAGTTATTGTCTCGGAAACCAGGAAGTATCTATGGGAAGATCGTCTGGATGAAGCCTCTGATGAGCCCATCCCCGTCATTCAGAATAAATAA
- the rnk gene encoding nucleoside diphosphate kinase regulator has translation MSRKISITAVDRERLLKLINKEREFGSAKNKDYLKDLEHELNGADVVPSEKIPGNAITMNSRILLKDLETGEETVYTLVYPEDADLLEDKISILAPVGTAILGYLEGDIIDWKVPGGVVRFKVEKILYQPEAAGDYHL, from the coding sequence ATGAGTAGAAAGATCAGTATTACAGCTGTGGACCGTGAGCGTCTGCTCAAACTTATCAATAAGGAAAGAGAGTTTGGCAGCGCTAAAAACAAGGATTACTTAAAAGATCTTGAGCATGAGTTAAATGGGGCGGATGTGGTGCCTTCTGAAAAGATCCCAGGGAATGCCATCACCATGAATTCCAGAATCTTGCTGAAGGATCTGGAGACAGGCGAAGAAACCGTCTATACTTTAGTGTATCCTGAGGATGCCGATCTTCTGGAGGATAAGATTTCAATTCTTGCTCCCGTAGGGACGGCTATTCTGGGCTATCTGGAAGGAGATATCATCGACTGGAAGGTTCCCGGTGGTGTCGTCCGCTTTAAGGTGGAAAAAATTCTTTATCAGCCGGAGGCTGCGGGAGACTATCATTTATAA
- a CDS encoding VOC family protein, whose product MMAMKFKFTHNNINVLNLEKSLKFYEEALGLKEVRRIAPESGEFIIIYLGDGVTAHALELTWLRDRTEPYNLGDNEFHLALTVDDFQGAHEHHQKMGCICYENEAMGIYFINDPDNYWLEILPSSMG is encoded by the coding sequence ATGATGGCCATGAAATTTAAATTTACACACAATAATATCAATGTGCTGAACCTGGAGAAAAGTCTTAAATTTTACGAAGAGGCATTAGGGTTAAAGGAAGTCAGGCGTATAGCTCCGGAGAGCGGGGAATTCATTATTATTTATCTGGGGGATGGGGTAACCGCTCATGCCTTGGAACTTACCTGGTTAAGGGATAGAACAGAACCGTATAATCTGGGCGATAATGAGTTTCATCTGGCCTTAACGGTGGATGATTTCCAGGGAGCTCATGAACACCATCAAAAAATGGGCTGCATCTGTTATGAAAATGAAGCCATGGGGATCTATTTTATCAATGATCCGGATAACTACTGGCTAGAAATTCTCCCCAGTTCTATGGGATAG